The following DNA comes from Fervidibacillus albus.
TTGGGTAATGACAAGGTCACCTACTTCCTCCCCTTGAACCGGTGTTCCCGACGGATCCACAATCTCAGTAGCCATACCCGGTAACGGACCGTTAAATGAACAAGGTTTTTGCGGTTTCATTGGAAGACAACTTAAAATGCCGCCGGATATTTCCGTCCCTCCAGAATAATTAATGATCGGACACTTCCCTCCCCCTACGTTTTCAAAATACCAAAGCCACGGTTTCGGATTCCACGGTTCTCCCGTTGATCCTAAAATTCGTAAACTAGATAAATCATATTGTTCTCGCACGTTATCACCGAATTTCATTAACGAACGAATAACTGTCGGTGCGATGCCAAAAATTGTAATTTTATGTTTTTCCACCAGTTCCCATAGTCGATGCTCATTCGGATAGTCCGGACTTCCTTCATAGATCACAGCCGTTGCCCCTAAAATCGCCGTACCGTAAATAAGCCACGGCCCCATCATCCAGCCGATATCCGTCAACCAAAACATCCGATCGTTTCGTTTTACGTCGAAGGCAAAATAAAGGTCAATCGCATTTTTTAACGGGAAACTAATATGGGTATGTTGCGTTCCCTTTGGTTTTCCTGTCGTTCCAGAAGTATAGATGATCATAAGCGGCTCATCCGATGCCATCGGTTCCGGATTGACTTCCTCGATTTCGGTCGCGTTATTGATCAAATCGTCGTAAAAAACATCTTTTTCTCCATACGAGAATGCAGGATCCCGTTTCGTCCGTTGTATATTTTTTACGTGAATGACTTTTTCAATTGTCGGAACTTGCGCAACTGCCCGGTCACTCACTTGTTTCATATTGACGATTTTTCCCCGTCGATAAAAGCCGTCTGCGGTAAACAGCCATTTCGCTCCCCCGTCATTCAAACGAAAGGCAACCGCATCCGCACCAAATCCAGAAAAACAAGGGATGATAATTGCTCCAATTTTCGCGCAGGCAAACAATATCGGTTGAATTTCTGGAATTTGTGGTAAAAATACCCCGACCCGATCACCTTTTTTCACACCGAGTGCTTTTAATTGGGTGGCCAACAGATCCGTTTCTTTTTTCAATTGCGCATAGGTTTTCGAAATCGTGGCACCGTTTTCCCCTTCCCAAACAAGTGCTATTTGATCACCATTTCCATTTTTTAGATGTTTTTCCAGTCCATAAACATATAGATTTGTACGTCCGCCTTTAAACCAAGTGGGCAGTTCCTTTCCTTTCGACAAGTCCATCACTTTCTCATATTCTTTTATCCAAGGAATTTGCAATTGTTCCAATATGGCCGGATAAAACCATTCGGGATCTTGAACAGACTTTTCATACAGTTTTTCATACGATTTCAAATGATGCTTTTCCATAAATTTTGTCACGTTAGCCAATTTTTTCTGTTCCTCGGTCGGGTACCAAACGATTTTTGACTCACGTTCATTTTTGGAAGCGGATTCAAATCCCCTCATGTTCTCCCACCCCTTTGTTCATTTTCAACGTTCTTTTATTTCTATTATTTCGAATTTAATGAAAATAATCAACTACCACGATGGGGGGGATGCCAATTTTCTTCGAAGTTGTTTATGAAAATAAACATCGTTCTATCCCATTGGATGGGTTCGTTATTGCCACGTACTTACGCGTTGATTATTTTTCGATACTTCTACCAATTCATTTTAAGATCAATCAAATCCAGCTCGTTTTTACCATATTCACCGGACGGAAAAATTTTTTTAAAAAATAGTTGACAGGAACAAAAATATATATTATATTTATACATGTCTTACTTATCCCATTGCGATTCCGTAGCTCAGCTGGGAGAGCACCACCTTGACAGGGTGGGGGTCGCTGGTTCGAGCCCAGTCGGAATCACTACTTGTGAAAAAGCTTGAAACCTTCGAATAAAAGGTTTCAAGCTTTTTTGTTTTTCAAATCCTCCCTCATTGTTTGCCGCGAAAATTTTGTTTACTCCTCTCATGTTACGGATTTTAAACATAAAAAACGCATACTTTCTCTAAATTCCTTTAAAATTGAATTGTTCATCAATAGGAAATACAAGCAATTAAACTATGCGTTCAAAATCCCCGGTCTGTGGTGCAATCATTCCATACATGCATTTTGTACTAGCTAAAATCCGAATCTACTTGGAATTGCCTGTAAAAATCCAGACTCCCTCCCTTTTTTCTTAATTTTTGTCAAAATAATCTTTTTTTTGATATAATGTAGTTGTTTTGCTCCCACCATTTGTTCCAATTTACACTTAACTTTTTTTAGTTAGCGGTTCAAATGGATTGAAGTTTTTCTTGGTTTATTTTATTTCAAACAAATCCAAGATCAACCGATTGAAAAAGGTGGTGTCATACAAATGTTCGATAAGTTAAGGAAATCTACCAATGCTAGTTTTCGGAATTTTTAAATTAGATAGTAATCATTATTGGTAGATTTAAATACTAGGAGTGTGAACACAAATGAATAATGTTCATCCTATTTTGTCTGTAAACGAACTAATCATTACCTATAAAAATGGAGCAGGTATAAGGAATATCAATTTTGATATTTATCCTGGAGATTTTGTTGCATTAGTGGGATCGAATGGAGCGGGGAAATCTACACTTTTGAATGGACTTTCCGGTATTCAGGAGATAACTGGAGGTACTATTATTTATGATGATCATTATATTGAGAATAATAAACCCTATCGCATTTTAGGGTTTAGTCCACAGAATCAAGTGATTGATTGGTATCTTAATGTTTTTGATAATGTATTACTTGGACCTTTATTGGCAGGTTTTGATAAAAAAAGATCTGAAGAAATGGCATTAAAGGCATTGAATAAAGTAAATTTACAACAAAAATCAAAACACATGGTTGACCAATTATCTGGTGGTCAACAACAAAGAGTTCAAATTGCGAGGGCTATTGCCCATGAACCCATACTTTATGTACTAGATGAACCTACTACTGGATTAGATGCAGAATCATCCGAGTTATTTCTTCAATATTTAGAAGAAAGTATTCATCATAGAGAGTGTGCGGTGATTATTTCATCCCATGATTTAAATTTATTGGAAAACTATTGCAATAAAATGATTTATATTGAAAATGGGGAAATTGTTTATTTTGGATTGATTTCCGAATTTGTGGAAATGAATAATCAAACCGCAAGATTCGCTATCGAATACAAAGGAGAATTGAATAACGCACTTTCTAAATTAGAATCTGACGATGAAATCAACATAATCCATACGAAACCTTTAGTATTGGATATGAACAAGAAAATGAGAATTTCAAATATCATCTCTCTAATTGAACATGAAGTTGAAATTGTAAACATTCATCATGAACCTGTTAGCTTAAGGGAGACATATTTAAGATTAAAATCGGTTAAGGGAGAACAAATCAATGAACGCAAGTGAATTTAGAAAAAAAAGCAATTTGAAATGGAAAGGGCTAAAAATTTTAAGTCAAATAGAATTGAAAGCTTTTTGGAGGAATAAAAACATACTTTATTCACAGATCATTCAACCATTAATGTATTTCTTGTTTTTAGTTGTAGGTATTGGTGGTACGATAGGCGTTATAAACTATAACAATATGATGATTCCTTATGAAGCGTATGCCCTAGTTGGAATCATGGGGTTAAATATGACTAGTCAAATGACCCAAACGATTTATCGGACAACGATTGATAAAAGATGGGGCCTTTTACCATTAAAATTTTTAAGTGGAATTAAACCTTTTTATTATATTCTCGGAATGTCTACATTTCCAATAATAGGTTTTGTCACCCAATCCCTTATTTTGTATTTTCTATCTGTTATTTTTACTTTGAATGTCCACATACTCGACTTCTTTTTAGGCGTTTCCTTAGGCATCGTTTCATTAATTTTTTGGACATCCCTTGGCGTCCTGCTAACTGTATTTATTAATGACTACCAGAAAAGAGATACCATCATTGCCATGTCTATCATGCCCATTGGATTTTCAGCACCAACCTTTTATGTAATCGACGCGGTTCCGAATTATATCAATTTTATTGCTAGCTTTAATCCATTAACATATCAAATCATGGCGATGCGGTCGATTATTTATGGTCAACCGAATTTAATGTACATCATTTTAACGATTGGCTTAACAACATTCACTTTAATCATATGTTCAATTGTATTATTAAAAGTAAAACTTGTTGTGAATGAAAAATAATGACGTTAACGTTCCCGCGAAAAAAAGAAATAAACACCGTTTTCTCATTCTGTCTTTCCATTCATAAAAAACATCTGTCATGGCAGACCGTCCATTGACAGATGTTTTTGAGTATTAGAGCCCAATACTTCTAATCGTATGAAAGAACTTTTTCTTTAACCGCTTACATTAATTATACATCGGTTCCTTTCCGTCATAGGTAAGCGACGATTGTTCGGATAAGCCGAGGGTTTCGGCAATCGAAAATTGTAGTTCACGGTATAAATCTGGGTTTTCTTCATGGAAAATTCCATAAGAAGGAATCATCTCTTTTATTTTCGGCTCCCATTCAATCAACTGTTCCGGAAAGCTCTTTTTTATCACTTCGAGCATCACATGTACGGCCGTAGATGCACCGGGAGAAGCGCCGAGCAATGCCGCAATCGATCCGTCTTTTGAAGTGACGACTTCCGTACCGAATTGAATCATCCCTTTTCCGCCTGTTTCCGTATCCTTTATTATTTGAACACGTTGACCTGCAATGACAATCTCCCAGTCTTCCGATTTTGCCGTTGGGACAAATTCCCGTAACTCATCAATTCGTTTTTCTTTCGTTAACATAAGCTGTTGGATCAAATATTTTTCTAAAGGAAAGTTTTTAAAAGCAGATGCTAATAAGGTCATGAGATTATGCGGTTTGACAGAAGCAAACAAATCCCAATTCGATCCGTTCTTTAAAAACTTCGGCGTGAAGCCGGCAAAGGGTCCGAAAAGTAAAGATTTTTTCCCGTCAATAAACCTTGTATCTAAGTGCGGAACAGACATCGGTGGCGCCCCGATTTTCGCCTTACTGTACACCTTTGCGTGATGTCGTTCGACCACTTTCGGATTGTTACATACTAAAAATAATCCGCTTACAGGAAAACCGCCAATATGTTTTCCTTCTCGTATACCAGATTTTTGTAATAAATGCAGGCTTCCTCCACCAGCGCCGATAAATACGAATTTCGATTTTACATGTTTGATAGAACCTGTGCGAAGATCCTTTACTTTCAACTCCCACAAACCGTTATTCGTCCGTTTAACATCTTTCACATGATGCCGATAGTTTATTTGAACATTTTGCTCTATTAAATGTTCAAATAACAACCGTGTTAACGCACCGAAATTCACGTCGGTACCGGAGTCGATTTTCGTAGCGGCAATCGGTTCATGTGACGTACGGCCTTCCATCATTAAGGGCACCCATTCTTTCAGTTTTTCCGAGTCATCGGTAAATTCCATCCCTTCAAATAAAGGGTGGTTTTTAAGGGCTTCGTACCGTTTTTTTAAATAGGTCACATTTTTCTCCCCTTGGACGAAACTCATGTGGGGTAACGGTCGAATAAATTCCCGTGGATCTTGCAATCGTTTATTTTTAACTAAATAAGACCAAAATTGTTTAGATACTTGGAATTGCTCATTAATTTTAACCGCTTTCTTCGTGTCGATCGCTCCATCGGCTTTTTCAGGTGTGTAGTTCAGTTCACAAAGCGCAGAGTGCC
Coding sequences within:
- a CDS encoding ABC transporter permease; its protein translation is MNASEFRKKSNLKWKGLKILSQIELKAFWRNKNILYSQIIQPLMYFLFLVVGIGGTIGVINYNNMMIPYEAYALVGIMGLNMTSQMTQTIYRTTIDKRWGLLPLKFLSGIKPFYYILGMSTFPIIGFVTQSLILYFLSVIFTLNVHILDFFLGVSLGIVSLIFWTSLGVLLTVFINDYQKRDTIIAMSIMPIGFSAPTFYVIDAVPNYINFIASFNPLTYQIMAMRSIIYGQPNLMYIILTIGLTTFTLIICSIVLLKVKLVVNEK
- a CDS encoding AMP-binding protein; translated protein: MRGFESASKNERESKIVWYPTEEQKKLANVTKFMEKHHLKSYEKLYEKSVQDPEWFYPAILEQLQIPWIKEYEKVMDLSKGKELPTWFKGGRTNLYVYGLEKHLKNGNGDQIALVWEGENGATISKTYAQLKKETDLLATQLKALGVKKGDRVGVFLPQIPEIQPILFACAKIGAIIIPCFSGFGADAVAFRLNDGGAKWLFTADGFYRRGKIVNMKQVSDRAVAQVPTIEKVIHVKNIQRTKRDPAFSYGEKDVFYDDLINNATEIEEVNPEPMASDEPLMIIYTSGTTGKPKGTQHTHISFPLKNAIDLYFAFDVKRNDRMFWLTDIGWMMGPWLIYGTAILGATAVIYEGSPDYPNEHRLWELVEKHKITIFGIAPTVIRSLMKFGDNVREQYDLSSLRILGSTGEPWNPKPWLWYFENVGGGKCPIINYSGGTEISGGILSCLPMKPQKPCSFNGPLPGMATEIVDPSGTPVQGEEVGDLVITQPFLGMTYSFWKDHERYLNSYWRRWNGLWYHGDFAQKDEDGFWFILGRSDDTMNIAGKRLGPADLESIVTSHPMVRESAVIPIPDEVKGEVPILFVVLHEKVEEQRMCKEIKELVAEKLGKAFLPKEVYIVDELPRTQSGKIARRILRSAYLGQSLGDISTLQNPEMIQQVSTKRQSN
- a CDS encoding malate:quinone oxidoreductase, whose product is MSNSETNDVVLIGAGIMSATLGTLLKELAPDWKMKVYEKLDKPGEESSNEWNNAGTGHSALCELNYTPEKADGAIDTKKAVKINEQFQVSKQFWSYLVKNKRLQDPREFIRPLPHMSFVQGEKNVTYLKKRYEALKNHPLFEGMEFTDDSEKLKEWVPLMMEGRTSHEPIAATKIDSGTDVNFGALTRLLFEHLIEQNVQINYRHHVKDVKRTNNGLWELKVKDLRTGSIKHVKSKFVFIGAGGGSLHLLQKSGIREGKHIGGFPVSGLFLVCNNPKVVERHHAKVYSKAKIGAPPMSVPHLDTRFIDGKKSLLFGPFAGFTPKFLKNGSNWDLFASVKPHNLMTLLASAFKNFPLEKYLIQQLMLTKEKRIDELREFVPTAKSEDWEIVIAGQRVQIIKDTETGGKGMIQFGTEVVTSKDGSIAALLGASPGASTAVHVMLEVIKKSFPEQLIEWEPKIKEMIPSYGIFHEENPDLYRELQFSIAETLGLSEQSSLTYDGKEPMYN
- a CDS encoding metal ABC transporter ATP-binding protein, which gives rise to MNNVHPILSVNELIITYKNGAGIRNINFDIYPGDFVALVGSNGAGKSTLLNGLSGIQEITGGTIIYDDHYIENNKPYRILGFSPQNQVIDWYLNVFDNVLLGPLLAGFDKKRSEEMALKALNKVNLQQKSKHMVDQLSGGQQQRVQIARAIAHEPILYVLDEPTTGLDAESSELFLQYLEESIHHRECAVIISSHDLNLLENYCNKMIYIENGEIVYFGLISEFVEMNNQTARFAIEYKGELNNALSKLESDDEINIIHTKPLVLDMNKKMRISNIISLIEHEVEIVNIHHEPVSLRETYLRLKSVKGEQINERK